GGGCTGTCTTTCCCCGGGTTCTCGGCCCGGGTGTTTTCGGGGAGTGCCTCGGGTAGTAGAGGAGGAGGGATGGGCGAGATGTGCGCCCGGTGACTCCGAGGTACGGCATGCGGGAAGGCAATGGTGAGGGGGAGCTGAGTCCGGCGGTGGTGGAGTCGCTGGTGGGCAACCACCGGCGCTTCCTGGCGTTCCTCGAGCGGCGGGTGGGCAGCCGGGCCCAGGCCGAGGAGCTCCTCCAGTCCGCCTATGTGCGCACGCTGGAGAAGGGTGGGGAGCTGGAGGACGGAGAGGGCGCGGTCGCCTGGTTCTACCGGCTGTTGCGCAACGCGCTCGTGGACCACTACCGGCGGCAGGGCGCCGAGGGCCGGGCCCTGGAGCGCGAGGCGCGCGAGGTCTCCGAGCTGGGGCCGGACCCCGAGCTGACGCAGACGGTCTGCGCGTGCATCCATGACCTGCTGCCCGCGCTCAAGCCCGAGTACGCGGAGATGGTGCGGCAGGTGGACCTGGAGGGGCGCGCCGTGCCCGAGGTGGCTCGGGAGGCGGGCATCACCGCGAACAACGCCGGGGTGCGGCTGCACCGGGCGCGGCAGGCCCTCAAGAAGCAGCTGGAGCGCAGCTGCGGTACCTGCGCGGCGCACGGGTGCCTGGACTGCACGTGTGGCAAGCCGGGTGGAGGCTGCGCGCCGTCCGCGTGACGGAGGGCGTCAGGGCTGGAGGGCGCCAGCCACGTTCTCGCCCCCCGCGTCGAAGTTGCGGAAGCCGGTGCAGGGCTGCTTGAGCTTCAGCATGTAGGGCAGCGAGCGCCACGTCATCCGCGTCCAGGCCACCACGCGCCGCAGGGAGGACGGCTGGAGCGACAGGGCCTGCGCCGGCTCCAGGACGTCCAGCGGCACGTAGCGCAGCGTGTACCGGCCGAGGCCCTCGAGCTCCTCGTGGAGGGACAGGGCCCGCTCTTGGAGGTCGGGGGCGAGCTGGCGGGCCAACCCGTCCGTCATCAGCACATACTCGCGGATGGGCACCGAGTTCTTCAGCATCCGGTGGACGACGATGACGTCCACACCGCCCAGCTCGGTGAAGCGCTTCACCCGCTGGAAGGCGACCTCGCCCTGGTGCACGACGAACTTGAGGGTGAGCTGCTCCACCTGGGTGCAGCCCTCGCAGGTGCACGACCGGTCGATGCGGAGCAGTTCCTTGCGGTGCTGGAATGCAGCCCGGATGGCGGTCACCACCTTGGCCACGTCCACCCGGGTGTTCTCGGACAGGGGGGCGTAGAAGAAGGCCGCGTCCCCTTCGAGCTTGGCCAGCTCCAGCGGCGAGGCCGCGCCGTCGATCACCGCCTCCAGCAACTGGGTCACCATGTCATGGGCATGGGCCAGGTTGATGGCGTGGGTCTTCAGGAAGCGCGTGTATCCGCCGATATCCGCGATGAGGAGCAGGGCGCGCTGGATGGCCATGCTGGGGTCGATATCAATGGAGAGGCGGTTGGGGCAAATGACCCGGCCGGCGAGCCGGGAGCCAGGCGCAAGCCGCTCGCTCGAAGAGCAGGGGAACGCGGTATGTACCCGTCCGAACCAGGGCACTCGGCGTGCCCACTGTAAGAGTCTGACGGGCGCTCCGTCAGCCCGGGTGAAAGGACGACTCTCCTCATGGCCCACGAGCACACCCACTCTCATGCCGCCCACCCGGCTGGCCCTCCCTCCCACGGCGAGGGCAAGGTGTTGGACCCGGTCTGCGGAATGACGGTCGACCCGGCGGCCGCCAAGGGTGGCAGTCACGTCCACAAGGGCGCGACCTACCACTTCTGCAACCCCAGGTGCCGGGAGCGCTTCGCCGCCGAGCCCGAGAAGTACCTGCCCAGGGATCCGGTGTGCGGGATGTCGGTGAACCCGAACGCCCCCAAGGGTGGCACCCACCTTCACGACGGCAAGACGTACTACTTCTGCAACCCCAAGTGCCGGGAGCGCTTCGCCGCCGAGTCCCAGAAGTACCTCGAGGCGAAGGGCGAGCCCGAGCCGGTGGAGGCCCCGCCGGGCACGATGTGGATCTGCCCGATGGACCCCGAGGTCCGTCAGGACCACCCGGGCGCCTGCCCCAAGTGTGGCATGGCGCTGGAGCCCGAGCAGCCGGTGACGCTGGCGGCGCGCACCGAGTGGGTGTGCCCCATGCACCCGGAGATCGTGCGGAACGAGTCGGGGACGTGCCCCCTCTGTGGCATGGCGCTGGAGCCGCGCACGGTGCTGCCCGAGGAGCAGCCGGACCCCGAGCTGCTGAGCATGACGCGGCGTTTCCGGGTGGGCGTCGTCCTCACGCTGCCGCTGCTCTTTCTCGGCATGTCCGAGATGATTCCCGGCCAGCCGGTGCAGCACGCCGTCGCCCCGCGGTTGCTGGCGTGGGTGCAGCTCGCGCTGGCGAGTCCGGTGGTGCTCTGGGGGGGCTGGCCCTTCTTCGAGCGCGGTTGGGCGTCGGTGAAGAACCGGCACCTCAACATGTTCACCCTCATCGCCATCGGGACGGGAGCCGCGTACCTCTTCAGCATCTTCGCCACGCTGGCGCCGGGGCTGTTGCCGCAGGCCTTCACCGGCCATGGGGGCGCGGTGCCCGTCTACTACGAGGCGGCGGCGACCATCATCACGCTGGTGCTGCTCGGACAGGTGCTGGAGCTGCGAGCCCGCCGCGCGACCTCGGGAGCCCTGCGTGCACTGCTCAGCCTCGCCCCGGCCGTGGCCCGGCGCCTCCGTGAGGACGGCCGCGAGGAGGACGTCTCCCTCGAGCAGGTGAAGGCCGGGGACTCGCTGCGCGTGCGCCCGGGCGAGAAGGTGCCGGTGGACGGCGTGGTGCTGGAGGGCGAGAGCGCGGTGGACGAGTCCATGGTGACGGGTGAGTCCATCCCCGTGGAGAAGGTGCCCGGGGCCCGCGTCACGGGCGGCACCGTCAACGGCACGGGCAGCCTGGTGATGAAGGCC
The sequence above is drawn from the Archangium gephyra genome and encodes:
- a CDS encoding heavy metal translocating P-type ATPase; the encoded protein is MAHEHTHSHAAHPAGPPSHGEGKVLDPVCGMTVDPAAAKGGSHVHKGATYHFCNPRCRERFAAEPEKYLPRDPVCGMSVNPNAPKGGTHLHDGKTYYFCNPKCRERFAAESQKYLEAKGEPEPVEAPPGTMWICPMDPEVRQDHPGACPKCGMALEPEQPVTLAARTEWVCPMHPEIVRNESGTCPLCGMALEPRTVLPEEQPDPELLSMTRRFRVGVVLTLPLLFLGMSEMIPGQPVQHAVAPRLLAWVQLALASPVVLWGGWPFFERGWASVKNRHLNMFTLIAIGTGAAYLFSIFATLAPGLLPQAFTGHGGAVPVYYEAAATIITLVLLGQVLELRARRATSGALRALLSLAPAVARRLREDGREEDVSLEQVKAGDSLRVRPGEKVPVDGVVLEGESAVDESMVTGESIPVEKVPGARVTGGTVNGTGSLVMKAERVGKDTLLSRIVQRVSEAQRSRAPIQRLADKVAAVFVPAVIAVSVLTFLVWAFLGPEPRLAYALVNAVAVLIIACPCALGLATPMSVVVGTGKGAGVGVLIRDAEALELLEKVDTLVVDKTGTLTEGKPKLVSVVAAEGMDEARLLHLAASLERGSEHPLAAAVVAGAEARGAVLSAARGFRSVTGKGVTGRVDGAEVALGNVAMLESLGVDAEALRPRAEALRREGQTVMYVAVEGRPAGLLGVADPIKATTAEALATLHREGVRVVMLTGDSRTTAEAVARQLGIDEVVAEVLPEGKGDVVKRLQASGRTVAMAGDGVNDAPALAQADVGIAMGTGTDIAMESASVTLVKGDLRGIARARRLSRGTLRNIRQNLFFAFVYNSLGVPIAAGVLYPFFGWLLSPMLAAAAMSLSSVSVIGNALRLRRLHL
- a CDS encoding RNA polymerase sigma factor, yielding MREGNGEGELSPAVVESLVGNHRRFLAFLERRVGSRAQAEELLQSAYVRTLEKGGELEDGEGAVAWFYRLLRNALVDHYRRQGAEGRALEREAREVSELGPDPELTQTVCACIHDLLPALKPEYAEMVRQVDLEGRAVPEVAREAGITANNAGVRLHRARQALKKQLERSCGTCAAHGCLDCTCGKPGGGCAPSA
- a CDS encoding DUF2652 domain-containing protein, which codes for MAIQRALLLIADIGGYTRFLKTHAINLAHAHDMVTQLLEAVIDGAASPLELAKLEGDAAFFYAPLSENTRVDVAKVVTAIRAAFQHRKELLRIDRSCTCEGCTQVEQLTLKFVVHQGEVAFQRVKRFTELGGVDVIVVHRMLKNSVPIREYVLMTDGLARQLAPDLQERALSLHEELEGLGRYTLRYVPLDVLEPAQALSLQPSSLRRVVAWTRMTWRSLPYMLKLKQPCTGFRNFDAGGENVAGALQP